The following are encoded together in the Ovis aries strain OAR_USU_Benz2616 breed Rambouillet chromosome 15, ARS-UI_Ramb_v3.0, whole genome shotgun sequence genome:
- the RIC3 gene encoding protein RIC-3 isoform X5 gives MCCTSFTSQLSRGKSTAEDQKCSTATPGNTHRKITNFELVQLQEKLKETEEAMEKLINRVGPNGESRAQTVTSDQEKRLLHQLREITRVMKEGKFIDRSTPEKEAEEAPYMEDWEGYPKETYPIYDLSDCIKHRQETILVDYPDSKEPSAEEIAERMGVLEEEESDRVGWAMPTEPRAQEDNSVTSCDPEPEPCSCWSPEEEDPAVLAENAGFGANSYSEQEETTNEVWPYDLRDEGSGIRADRADPGGMLRKRHLQGLE, from the exons ATGTGCTGTACCTCCTTCACTTCTCAGCTCTCAAGGGGGAAGAGTACTGCAGAGGACCAGAAGTGCTCTACTGCCACACCTGGAAACACCCACAGGAAAATTA CCAATTTTGAGCTTGTTCAACTGCAAGAAAAACTGAAGGAAACAGAGGAAGCCATGGAAAAATTAATCAACAGAGTGGGGCCTAATGGTGAGAG CAGAGCACAGACTGTGACTTCTGACCAAGAAAAACGATTGCTTCATCAGCTCCGAGAAATCACCAGGGTcatgaaagaaggaaaattcaTTGATAGATCCACTCCAGAGAAAGAAGCTGAGGAGGCCCCTTATATGGAGGACTGGGAAG GTTATCCCAAAGAGACTTATCCAATTTATGACCTTTCAGATTGCATCAAGCATAGGCAAGAAACAATTCTGGTGGATTACCCTGACTCAAAAGAGCCCTCTGCTGAAGAAATAGCTGAAAGAATGGGAGTGCTGGAAGAGGAAGAATCAGACCGTGTGGGTTGGGCAATGCCTACTGAGCCCAGAGCTCAGGAAGATAATTCTGTTACCTCATGTGACCCAGAGCCAGAACCATGTTCCTGCTGGTCTCCTGAAGAAGAGGATCCCGCCGTCTTGGCAGAGAATGCTGGATTTGGTGCAAACAGTTACAGTGAGCAGGAAGAAACCACTAACGAAGTGTGGCCGTATGACTTGAGAGATGAAGGGTCAGGCATCCGTGCAGATAGAGCAGATCCAGGTGGCATGCTGAGGAAGCGGCATCTCCAGGGTTTAGAGTGA
- the RIC3 gene encoding protein RIC-3 isoform X6 gives MEKLINRVGPNGESRAQTVTSDQEKRLLHQLREITRVMKEGKFIDRSTPEKEAEEAPYMEDWEGYPKETYPIYDLSDCIKHRQETILVDYPDSKEPSAEEIAERMGVLEEEESDRVGWAMPTEPRAQEDNSVTSCDPEPEPCSCWSPEEEDPAVLAENAGFGANSYSEQEETTNEVWPYDLRDEGSGIRADRADPGGMLRKRHLQGLE, from the exons ATGGAAAAATTAATCAACAGAGTGGGGCCTAATGGTGAGAG CAGAGCACAGACTGTGACTTCTGACCAAGAAAAACGATTGCTTCATCAGCTCCGAGAAATCACCAGGGTcatgaaagaaggaaaattcaTTGATAGATCCACTCCAGAGAAAGAAGCTGAGGAGGCCCCTTATATGGAGGACTGGGAAG GTTATCCCAAAGAGACTTATCCAATTTATGACCTTTCAGATTGCATCAAGCATAGGCAAGAAACAATTCTGGTGGATTACCCTGACTCAAAAGAGCCCTCTGCTGAAGAAATAGCTGAAAGAATGGGAGTGCTGGAAGAGGAAGAATCAGACCGTGTGGGTTGGGCAATGCCTACTGAGCCCAGAGCTCAGGAAGATAATTCTGTTACCTCATGTGACCCAGAGCCAGAACCATGTTCCTGCTGGTCTCCTGAAGAAGAGGATCCCGCCGTCTTGGCAGAGAATGCTGGATTTGGTGCAAACAGTTACAGTGAGCAGGAAGAAACCACTAACGAAGTGTGGCCGTATGACTTGAGAGATGAAGGGTCAGGCATCCGTGCAGATAGAGCAGATCCAGGTGGCATGCTGAGGAAGCGGCATCTCCAGGGTTTAGAGTGA